A window of Syntrophales bacterium genomic DNA:
GGAGACGATCTTCCGGATGGCTTCGAGCGCCCTTGCCCGCAGGCGGGCATCCGGGGGCAGCATGGACGGGATCGCGGCCAGCGCCGCTTCGCGGTCCAGGAGCAGGCTGTAGAACTGCCGCCTCACCATGCGCTTGAATTCCTCCAGGGTGACGGCGTCATTGCGGGCGCGCATCATGCGCAGGGCCTTGAAGTGGCGCTCGTCCACCCCGAACCCCGCTTCCAGCGTGCCGATGTAGATCAGGCTGCGGACGGCCGCCTCGTGCAAGCCGCCCTCGGCGATGCGGGCCTTGAAGGCGGCGATGCGCCCCCGGATGAACTCGATCCGCTCCGGCTCCACGCCGGGCCGCCGGCGCGGGCCCGCGTCGGTCGCCCGCAGTCCCACCAGCGCCTGCAGCAGGGGGGAGCCGTACGTCCACAGGAAGACCTGTTCCACGCTCCTGTCCCTCCAGTCGCGCCAGCCGTCGAGGGCGGCGACGATTCCCTCCGAGACCGCCGACTGCACCTCCTGCAGCCAGTTGTCGGGCGGCAGGGGCCGGCGCTCCCCTCGGACTTCTTCGGCGAGCCGGGCGAGAGGCTTCATCAGCGGGTTCTTGTCGGAAAAGAGCTCGAAGGGAAGCACCGCGGGATTCGTCATGTGCAGCCACGAGGCGACGGCGTCGTTGGCGAAGGTCTGCACGAAGGGCTGCAGCGTCATGCGGTACAGGCCTAGATTGATTTCGGAGACCCGGCGGGCCGTTGCGAACCGGCGGTCGTTTTCCAGGCTCGGCCGGACGACGGCCCGGATGTCGTCCAGGGTGCGGGGCTCGAACCGCACGATCCACTCCCCGGGGACCAGGTCCGGGCTGGCGGCCTCGCCGGTCTTGGGGGTCATGACCGCCTCGAACAGCCCGGGCGGAAGGACGTCGATCAGGTCGATGTTGGAGGCGAATTCATCGTGCTCTTTCCGGGCCACCGAGCCGGACACGAAGATGCCGAGGTGGCCGATGCTCTCGTGGATCGCATAGACGATGGTCTGGTCGCAGGCGAAGAGGTCTTCGTCCTTCTCGTACAGGTCGACGATCCAGCCGAGGGCCTGCTGGGGGGGCGTGATGTTGTCTCCTTTCGAGCAGAAGCAGACGATGGGCGAGCGGATGTTGCGCAGGTCGACACGGATCCCGTCGCTGGTGGTGATCTCGGCGGTGGCGAGCCGGTTGCCGACGAACAGATGGTCGACGATCCACTGCATCTCCGCGGCGTTGAGGTTGACGTGGCCGCCCCAGTAGTTCTCGAACTCCAGGAAGCGGGCCGCCTCGGTATCCACCTTCGCCCAGACGTTGTAGTTCTTGGCCCACAGGGTGTTGGCCGGATTGAGGTTCTCGAAATTTTCCACCAGGTAGGCGCCGTCGAACTTGCCGTTGCCCAGGTCTCCGGTGAGGGCGGTGAGCCAGCTTCCCCCCAGCAGCCCGCCGCTGTAGCGCATGGGATTCTGCCCCTCCACGCCGGCCCAGTAGGAAAGCGGGGCGCCGGCGATGATGATCGGGCCGAACAGATCCGGTCGCAGTGCCGCCAGCATCATGACCGACCAGCCGGCCTGGCAGTTGCCGATCACGCAGGGCCGGCCCTCCGCGTCCGGGTGCAGCTCGATCACCTTTTCCAGGAAGACCGCTTTGGCCCGGATGATGTCCTCGATGGTCTGGTCGGGCATCGGTTCGGGCAGGAACCCGATGAAATAGCAGGGGTGTCCGGCGCGCAGGGCCACGCCGATCTCGCTGTCGGCTTTGAACCCGCCGATCCCCGGTCCGTGCCCGGCCCGCGGATCGACCACGACGAAGGGGCGCTTCAGCGGGTCGACGACGATCCCCGCGGGCGGCTTGATCCGCACCAGTCCATAGCTGGCGGGCCGCTCGAAGAACAGGCCGTTGAGCACCGGCTCGGCCTCGAAATGAAGAACGTGCGGCACAACCATCGCCTTGTGCCGGCGGTACTGGTTGCCCCGCTGCCGGAGCACGTCCCAGTACAGGATCGTGCGCTGCCAGGCATCCGCCCAGTAGTCGACGGCCTGCTGTACGAAACCGGGCACCGCCGGTGCGCCGAATTTGGATTCCTCTGGGGGTGTCACGGGCAAACCTCCTTGCTGTTCTGTCATTTCATGATCAGCAACTCGTCCCATTTGCAATAGAGAAAACGAAGGAAATCGTACTCGAAGGGATAGCCGCTCTCATAGTACCGGAACGGCACCCGGTGTCTTGTGTCGACGGCTTCCAGCGCGGATACGCCCGCGAGGATGACCTCTCCGTGGTTGACGTTCCCGAGGGGGTCGATGGCGTAGAGCGCGGCGTAACGGATGCCCGCGTCCACTGCGAGCCCTCCTGTTCCGCGCACCGTGCTGGGGCCCAGCACGGGCAGGATCAGGTAGGGACCGGCATTGACGTTCCAGCGGCCCAGGGTCTGGCCGAAGTCGCCGTGCTGCCGTTTCAGCCCCATCGGCGTGGCCGCATCGAACAGGCCGCCGACGCCGAGGGTGCTGTTGGCCAGGAAGCGGCCGAGCGTGATGACGAACTTTTTCCCCTGCAACTGGAAAACGCTGTTGTAGAGTGTCCGAAGTTCTCCTATATTACTGAAAACGTTGGAGATACCCTTCTGGGCAAGGGTGGGGACGATGAACTCGTAGCCCTTTACGACGGGAATCACGACGTATCGGTCGAGGCGGTAGTTGAAGTTGTACATGCCGCGGTTGAAGCGCTCCCAGGGATCCTTGATGACGGCGATGCCCTCGTCGTCGCTGAATTCCTCGATCGAGTGCATGGCCGGAACCTCGGGAAGCACCCCGGGAGCCGTCGTAGCGGCACATCCGGCCATGACGGAAACCAGGCACAGGACGATCAGGATCGGGCGGGCAAGACGAAAGAGAGACGGCATGCGGTACACCTCTACTGCTGAAAGAAGCCGACCAGGTCGGTCATGTTGTCCCGGTATTCAAGGTTTCCCATGTGCCCCCCGCGCGGATAGACCCGGGTCCGCTCTCCGAAGAGCACGCGCAGATAATCGATTTCGTCCTTCGAAAGGATGAAGTCGTCTTCGTTCGTCATCGCCCCGAACTTGGGGGATGCCTTCAGGTACGCCTCGATGCTCCTGAGGCCCAGGGAATCGATGTAGGCCGCCCGGTCGAGCCCCGGCCGCTTCCCGCGGAAGTGGGGGTAGACATACTCGTCGAAGAAGTTGAGAAAACTCAGGTGGACGGAGACCCGGAAATAGTCGCCGAGCGGGTCGGTGGCGCTGAGAGCACGGTTTTTCGGTACGACGTAGCCGCCGTTGGTCATGACATCGGAGGTGAAAATCATTCCGGCCAGGGAGATCCGGAAGGTGAGCCCGATGAGCGCCCCGCTTTCCTCGCGCGAGAAGAGGTGGGCCTGGTAGATCGCGTAGAGGAACTCGTTGTCGATGTCGACATAATCGCCCCTGCGGTAGAACTCGGTGAACCGGGCGAGCATCCGGTTGAAGAAGGTGCCGATCTTTCGCTGGCCGCCGGGGATCCGGTCCAGGAGACCCTCGATGCGGGTGACCGAGTGGTAGAGATTCACCGCCGGATTGACCAGGAGGACCCTGCGAAAGTTGAATGTGCGGCGCTCCTCGTCCAGCCTGGCCACGAAGGCCGCCTGGGTCCCTCCCAGGCTGTAACCGCAGAGGTGGAACTCGGACACCTCGACATCCGCCTTCACCCGGTCCCAGACGAGCTCCATGGCCCGGTGGAGATCTTCCGCATCCTCGGTCAGGTCGCCGGGAACGTGGCTTCGGGAGGCGTTGATGATGAAGTTCGGGTGGCTGGGGGACGGCAGGGTGATGACGTGGTAGCCTGCCTTGTAGAGGGCCGCCATCATCACCAGCGCTTTCTGCGACTGGTCATCGGCGCCGGTCCCGGCGATCAGGAAAACCAGGGGAGCCTTCCCGTCCTGGCAGGCCAGCGTACAGCGAAGTCCCTCGTCGTAGAAGAACACATCGGGTTTCCGGAGCGCGGGACGGATGTCGACGACAACCTGGCGAACCCGGATGCGCTCCGGAGGCGGCGCCTTGAGGGGATCGGGGGTCCCCAGGATCGTGGCCTCGTAGGCGCCCGGGATCGGGTATCCGTAGTCCTGGTCCGCCGCCGGTCCGGCAGCGGGCAGCAGCAGGAGACAGAGCATGCAAAGGGTGATGAAGCGCTTCATTCGACAGGACCTCGTTGCGTGACGGCCTCAGGCCGATAAGGAGTTGCCGGGCGAAATGCTCCGGGGGACGAATCAAGGAATGGTCCTTCTATACATGATCGGGGGCCGCGTGCAGAGGAAAAAATCGGGTCGAAAGAACATCTTGCCCAACGGCCGGGAGGATTGTATCCTCTGCCGCGATACGGGTAGTGTTTCAAGCCTCCACCCCTTCCCCTGGAAAGGAGAAAATCATGTTCCGGAGAAAAATCGCGCTTTCCGGCAATCGGATGCGGCATTGCCCCGGGAGGGCTCTCGCCGTTCTTCTCCTGCTGTTCCTGGCTGCCCCGGCAATCCCGGCCGGGGCCTCCGAGACGGTCCCGTCGAAGATCCGGGACGTCATGCTCTTCACGGATCAGGCCCTGGTCACCCGGGAGGCGTCAATCCGCGTCAAGCCGGGCCTCCACGAGCTGCTCCTGGACGTGGAGGCCTTCCAGGTGGACGGTGACTCCGTCACGGCCAGGGTCTTCGGGGACGGGGAGATCCTGGGCGTCCAGTTCCGGGAGGTACCCCTCCGGGAGGCGGCCCAGGAGAACATCAGGACCCTGGAGCAGAAGCTCAAGTCCCTGCGCAGGACGGAGCGGCGCCTGAACGACGACAGGGAGGTCCTCGCAAAGAAGGAGCAGTTTCTGAAATCCGTCGTCTCCTTCTCCGAGGGGCAGGTGCCCAAGGACATCAAGACGTCCTTCCCGAAAACGGAAGACCTGGACAAGACCGTCCGGTTCCTGGGTACGCAGTTTGATGCCGTCGCGCGGGACCGGCGGGCCCTGGACGAGAAGATCGAGGACGTCCGGAAGGACATTGCGGTCGCCGAAAAGGAGCTGCAGGCCTTGCGGAGACCCTCGGGAGAGGCGAAGAAGGTCATCGAGGTGACCTTCCGGGCCGCCCGGGAGCATCGCATCCGCGTCGAGGCGTCCTACCTCGTGCGGCAGGCCGCGTGGGGCGCCCTCTACCGGGCCTCCGTTCCCGCCTCCATGGACGGCGTGGACCTGTCCCTGTTTTCCCGGATCCGGCAGAAGACGGGAGAGGACTGGGACAAGGTGGCCCTCTCCCTCTCCAACGTGGTTCCCCTCAAGGGTGTCGACCTTCCCGAAGCCGCCCCCTGGATCCTCTCGATGCCGAGGCCCGCGCCCATGGCCTACCGGAAGGCCGAGCGCAACGGCATGAGCCGGGCCAAGGCCACCATGGCGGCGCCGGCCCCGATGGCGGAGGCCTTGGCCGGGGCCGTGGAAGACGAAGCCCCCGCCCGGGAGGCCGCCTTCGTCTCTGCCGCCCGGGAGGCGGGTGCGCTGTCCTTCGAGTACCGCATCCCCCAGGCGGTGAGCATCGAGTCGCGGGACAAGGAGACGATCCTGCCCCTGACGGCTAAGCGCCTCAAGGGGGATTTCTTCCTCTACACGGTGCCGAAGGTCAACAGCCTTGCCTTTCTCGTGTGCCGGACCGCCTCCGACGCGGAGCTCCTGAGCGGGCCGCTGAACGTCTATTTCAGCGGGCGCTACGTTGGCAAGACCACGCTTGCGGAAAAGCGGCCGGGCAGGGAGTTCTACCTGAACCTGGGGGCCGACCGGGAGGTGAAGGTCCAGCGGGTGAAGAGCCGGGACAGGCTGAAGGAGACCCTCTTCGGGATGGAGCGGAACACGGCCGTCCGCGAGCTTTCCTACACGCTGACGGTCGAGAACCTGAAGGACAAGCCCGTTACCGTCCGGATTCTCGACGCCGTGCCGGTCTCCCGGACCGACCGGATCCAGGTGAAGGACCTGAAGCTCGACCCCCAGCCGAAGGAAAAGGACGTCCAGGGCCAGGAGGGCGTCTACCTCTGGGAAGTCGCGCTGAAGCCGGGAGAAAAGCGGGATGTCGGCATCTCCTTCGAGGTGTCCTACCCCAAGGACACGCCGCCCGTCGGCCTGTAGGGGCCGTGGGGAGGGCGCCCATGGGAGCGGCCGGGCGGCGGCTGTCCCGGGAGCGGAAGACCCTGGAGGCCATGATCCGACTCCGGTGCCGGGACGTCCACAGGCCGGAGGGAGGCGGTCTCTGCGGGGAGTGCAGCGATCTTCTCCGGTACGCCGAGGGACGCCTCGCAAAGTGCCCCTTCGGGGAGGGGAAGCCCACCTGTGCCCGCTGCCCCGTCCATTGCTACCGGCCGGAGATGCGGGAACGGATCCGGGAGGTCATGCGCTACGCCGGGCCCCGGATGATCCGGGAGCATCCCTGGCTGGCCATGATGCACCTCCTGGACGGGCGCCGGAAAACGCCCGGGAGGCCGGGCAAAGGGCGAGGCAGCCCGGAGGGATGACTGTCGTCGGCTGCCGCCCCGAATCAAATCATTCAGGAGAGTTCACTTCATGGACAAGGTCATCATCACCGCCGCGATCACGGGCAGCCGCATGATGCGCGATGTCGCCCCCCACATCCCCATCACGCCGGAGGAGATCGCCACCTCCGCCGTCGAGGCCTGGCAGGTCGGGGCCTCCATCGTCCACCTCCACGTCCGGGACCCCGAGACGGGCCTCGGCTCCCAGGACCCGGACCTGTTCCGGCGCGTCGTGGAGCCCCTCCGGGAGAAGACGGACCTGATCCTGAGCCTCACCACCAGCGGCATTCCCGGGCGGAACCTGCCGACGGAGGAGCGCCTGGCCCCCCTGGCCCTGAAGCCGGAGCTGGCCTCTTTCGATGCCGGATCGATCAACCTCGGCGGTCGCGTCTTCGCCAACAGCCCGGAATTCCTGGACGAGGCCGCACGGATGATGCGGGAGGCAGGGGTGAAGCCGGAGATCGAGGTCTTCGACCTGGGGATGCTTATCACGGCCGTCCGGATGCGGGACGAGGGGAAGCTGGACGACCCGCTCCACTTCCAGTTCGTCCTGGGGACCCCCTGGGGGGCGCCGGCGACGCCCAAGTCTTTCCTCCACCTTCACGAGCACCTGCCCGCGGACGCCACCTGGTCGACCATCGGCATCGGCCGGGGCTCCCTGCCCATGGCCATGATGGCCCTCATCCTGGGCGGCCACATCCGGGTGGGCATGGAGGACAACATCTACGTGGACCGGGGGGTGCCGGCGAAGACGAACGCCGAGCTGGTGGAGCGGGTGGTCCGCATCTGCCGGGCCTACGGCCGGGACATCGCCACGCCCGCCGAGGCGAGAAAGATCCTGGGAATTTAGTCTCCTGCCGAAATTCGGATTCATTCTTTCAACGAGGCAAACCATTCGTTTCCACCGCATTGCCGCCCCCCCGGACGGCAATCCACGGTTCCAAGGACCGGCCTTTCCCATCACCCCGCCAAACCTGCGCCGACGGGGACAAAGCAGGGTGACCGGCGTCCACACGTGGTAAGCCTCGGTTTTTTTCCTTCTGTCCGGCTGATGTGCACCCGCTTAAGCCCCGTTTCATGTTCCCGCTTTTTTCTTATCGCTGATCCACTTTTCGGCCATGACCAAACGGCCTGGTAGAGGTCCATGCCTGTACCGATGGTCGAACGTTTCCCCTCGGCCACGGCGATGCGGGTCGGTGGAAGTAGAACATGCCGATTATTTTACGGATTACATGACCACGATAAAAACGACTTGACAGGCGAAGGGAGAAAACTTAATTTTCGAACCAAAAGTTAAGTTTTTCTGGAGCGACTCATGGCCAAGAATCTGGACAAGGAAAAAATCCTCGATGTGGTCCGCACGATGTCGGTGAAATACGGCTTCGACAAGCTGACCCTGGCGGACATCGTCCGCCCCCTCGGCGTCAAGAAAACGGCCCTCTATCATTACTTCCCCGGCGGAAAGTGGGAGATGATCGAGGCCATGCTGCACTCCGAGGAAGAGAAGATCATGCGGAAGATGGAGGAGGCCGTCGCCGGGGAATCCGATCCCCGTCAGAAGCTGCGGGCCATGGTTCTGTCGGTCCTCGAACACACCCGCGGCCTGAGGGAGATGCTGGACGTCCCCAGAGAGA
This region includes:
- a CDS encoding TetR/AcrR family transcriptional regulator translates to MAKNLDKEKILDVVRTMSVKYGFDKLTLADIVRPLGVKKTALYHYFPGGKWEMIEAMLHSEEEKIMRKMEEAVAGESDPRQKLRAMVLSVLEHTRGLREMLDVPREMAEQLGVIYGNIELSFNRNMIDTLIAILEEGKILKIFTDIDTSQLAMSIHFIMHRIHPPLAYEESWPVLKERVDGFLNLLFYGIVRPECRPVPERA
- a CDS encoding VacJ family lipoprotein, whose amino-acid sequence is MPSLFRLARPILIVLCLVSVMAGCAATTAPGVLPEVPAMHSIEEFSDDEGIAVIKDPWERFNRGMYNFNYRLDRYVVIPVVKGYEFIVPTLAQKGISNVFSNIGELRTLYNSVFQLQGKKFVITLGRFLANSTLGVGGLFDAATPMGLKRQHGDFGQTLGRWNVNAGPYLILPVLGPSTVRGTGGLAVDAGIRYAALYAIDPLGNVNHGEVILAGVSALEAVDTRHRVPFRYYESGYPFEYDFLRFLYCKWDELLIMK
- a CDS encoding mucoidy inhibitor MuiA family protein, producing the protein MFRRKIALSGNRMRHCPGRALAVLLLLFLAAPAIPAGASETVPSKIRDVMLFTDQALVTREASIRVKPGLHELLLDVEAFQVDGDSVTARVFGDGEILGVQFREVPLREAAQENIRTLEQKLKSLRRTERRLNDDREVLAKKEQFLKSVVSFSEGQVPKDIKTSFPKTEDLDKTVRFLGTQFDAVARDRRALDEKIEDVRKDIAVAEKELQALRRPSGEAKKVIEVTFRAAREHRIRVEASYLVRQAAWGALYRASVPASMDGVDLSLFSRIRQKTGEDWDKVALSLSNVVPLKGVDLPEAAPWILSMPRPAPMAYRKAERNGMSRAKATMAAPAPMAEALAGAVEDEAPAREAAFVSAAREAGALSFEYRIPQAVSIESRDKETILPLTAKRLKGDFFLYTVPKVNSLAFLVCRTASDAELLSGPLNVYFSGRYVGKTTLAEKRPGREFYLNLGADREVKVQRVKSRDRLKETLFGMERNTAVRELSYTLTVENLKDKPVTVRILDAVPVSRTDRIQVKDLKLDPQPKEKDVQGQEGVYLWEVALKPGEKRDVGISFEVSYPKDTPPVGL
- a CDS encoding nitrous oxide-stimulated promoter family protein, whose amino-acid sequence is MGAAGRRLSRERKTLEAMIRLRCRDVHRPEGGGLCGECSDLLRYAEGRLAKCPFGEGKPTCARCPVHCYRPEMRERIREVMRYAGPRMIREHPWLAMMHLLDGRRKTPGRPGKGRGSPEG
- a CDS encoding DUF3141 domain-containing protein; amino-acid sequence: MTPPEESKFGAPAVPGFVQQAVDYWADAWQRTILYWDVLRQRGNQYRRHKAMVVPHVLHFEAEPVLNGLFFERPASYGLVRIKPPAGIVVDPLKRPFVVVDPRAGHGPGIGGFKADSEIGVALRAGHPCYFIGFLPEPMPDQTIEDIIRAKAVFLEKVIELHPDAEGRPCVIGNCQAGWSVMMLAALRPDLFGPIIIAGAPLSYWAGVEGQNPMRYSGGLLGGSWLTALTGDLGNGKFDGAYLVENFENLNPANTLWAKNYNVWAKVDTEAARFLEFENYWGGHVNLNAAEMQWIVDHLFVGNRLATAEITTSDGIRVDLRNIRSPIVCFCSKGDNITPPQQALGWIVDLYEKDEDLFACDQTIVYAIHESIGHLGIFVSGSVARKEHDEFASNIDLIDVLPPGLFEAVMTPKTGEAASPDLVPGEWIVRFEPRTLDDIRAVVRPSLENDRRFATARRVSEINLGLYRMTLQPFVQTFANDAVASWLHMTNPAVLPFELFSDKNPLMKPLARLAEEVRGERRPLPPDNWLQEVQSAVSEGIVAALDGWRDWRDRSVEQVFLWTYGSPLLQALVGLRATDAGPRRRPGVEPERIEFIRGRIAAFKARIAEGGLHEAAVRSLIYIGTLEAGFGVDERHFKALRMMRARNDAVTLEEFKRMVRRQFYSLLLDREAALAAIPSMLPPDARLRARALEAIRKIVSAAGKPTREASRRLARVEQLFGTGVPAPGGPDRT
- a CDS encoding 3-keto-5-aminohexanoate cleavage protein — its product is MDKVIITAAITGSRMMRDVAPHIPITPEEIATSAVEAWQVGASIVHLHVRDPETGLGSQDPDLFRRVVEPLREKTDLILSLTTSGIPGRNLPTEERLAPLALKPELASFDAGSINLGGRVFANSPEFLDEAARMMREAGVKPEIEVFDLGMLITAVRMRDEGKLDDPLHFQFVLGTPWGAPATPKSFLHLHEHLPADATWSTIGIGRGSLPMAMMALILGGHIRVGMEDNIYVDRGVPAKTNAELVERVVRICRAYGRDIATPAEARKILGI
- a CDS encoding alpha/beta fold hydrolase — its product is MKRFITLCMLCLLLLPAAGPAADQDYGYPIPGAYEATILGTPDPLKAPPPERIRVRQVVVDIRPALRKPDVFFYDEGLRCTLACQDGKAPLVFLIAGTGADDQSQKALVMMAALYKAGYHVITLPSPSHPNFIINASRSHVPGDLTEDAEDLHRAMELVWDRVKADVEVSEFHLCGYSLGGTQAAFVARLDEERRTFNFRRVLLVNPAVNLYHSVTRIEGLLDRIPGGQRKIGTFFNRMLARFTEFYRRGDYVDIDNEFLYAIYQAHLFSREESGALIGLTFRISLAGMIFTSDVMTNGGYVVPKNRALSATDPLGDYFRVSVHLSFLNFFDEYVYPHFRGKRPGLDRAAYIDSLGLRSIEAYLKASPKFGAMTNEDDFILSKDEIDYLRVLFGERTRVYPRGGHMGNLEYRDNMTDLVGFFQQ